From a single Polynucleobacter asymbioticus QLW-P1DMWA-1 genomic region:
- a CDS encoding fumarylacetoacetate hydrolase family protein, which produces MSSAYVIEPPAQISLPVTGDARRFAVNRIYCVGRNYADHAREMGHDPDREPPFFFMKPANSIVTDGKNMAYPALSKDVHHEIEMVVAIGKGGSNIPADQALDHVYGYGVGLDMTRRDLQGEAKKMGRPWDTGKAFDQSAPCGEITPASQCGHPSKGAVKLLVNGEERQVGDLNQLIWNVPDTIAYLSTLFTLEPGDLIFSGTPAGVGPVKKGDVLEGSVEGLANLTITVI; this is translated from the coding sequence ATGAGTTCAGCATATGTAATCGAGCCACCAGCACAAATCTCCTTGCCGGTCACTGGTGATGCGCGACGTTTTGCCGTGAATCGAATTTACTGTGTTGGTCGCAATTACGCTGATCATGCGCGAGAGATGGGTCATGACCCAGACCGAGAGCCGCCATTCTTTTTTATGAAGCCAGCCAATTCCATTGTGACGGATGGAAAAAATATGGCCTATCCTGCTTTATCAAAAGACGTTCATCATGAAATCGAGATGGTAGTAGCAATTGGTAAGGGTGGTTCCAATATTCCCGCAGATCAGGCGCTCGATCACGTATATGGTTACGGTGTCGGTTTAGATATGACAAGACGCGACTTACAAGGCGAAGCAAAGAAGATGGGCCGTCCATGGGATACGGGTAAGGCCTTTGATCAATCTGCCCCTTGTGGTGAGATTACACCTGCTAGTCAGTGCGGTCACCCAAGTAAAGGTGCGGTGAAGTTATTAGTCAATGGTGAAGAGCGCCAAGTAGGCGATCTCAATCAACTCATTTGGAATGTGCCAGATACGATTGCTTACTTATCTACTCTGTTTACTCTAGAACCCGGAGATTTGATTTTCTCTGGAACTCCAGCAGGTGTTGGTCCCGTGAAAAAGGGTGATGTTTTAGAGGGCAGTGTTGAGGGATTGGCGAATTTAACAATCACCGTAATTTAA
- a CDS encoding SemiSWEET transporter, whose protein sequence is MNFPINLQPHHIEIIGYCAAFLTTIAFLPQAIQSWRTRDLSGISLGMYFLFTVGVGLWLVYGLIIEKWPLIVANALTFALALSILLLKLRHTSNHRK, encoded by the coding sequence ATGAATTTCCCCATTAATTTGCAACCTCACCATATTGAAATCATCGGTTATTGCGCTGCATTCTTAACTACGATTGCATTTTTGCCGCAAGCAATCCAGTCGTGGCGTACTCGTGACCTATCGGGAATCTCTTTGGGTATGTATTTCTTATTTACAGTTGGGGTTGGCTTATGGCTAGTCTATGGCCTCATTATTGAGAAATGGCCCTTAATTGTGGCTAATGCTTTGACCTTTGCTTTAGCTCTCAGTATCTTGTTATTGAAATTGCGTCATACTTCTAATCATCGTAAATAA
- a CDS encoding Bug family tripartite tricarboxylate transporter substrate binding protein — protein sequence MRQIITQWIVIALCATVMSTPVFAQSSNASIKNYPDKPIRLVIPYPPGGATDVIGRIMAQELSKTIGQQVIPDNRAGDSGNIGADMVAKSPADGYTLLMGALTSHSINAYLDKDKIKYNLEKDFTPVAIVGVVPLVFVVNPSVPVKNMKEFIAYAKANPGKLTFASSGAGAPQRLAMEMFRYQLGLDLLHVPYKGSGPAMTDLVGGQVLCMSETVPAALQFIQAGQLRPLAVTTAKRISQLPDVPTVTEATGLPNFDVVSMFGIEAPANTPKPIIDKLSSDIKLILQRPDVQERMLAAGVYVNYLNPAESTKRISRELTMWNKVIKDSNIKPD from the coding sequence ATGAGACAAATAATTACCCAATGGATTGTTATCGCCCTGTGCGCTACAGTGATGTCTACCCCCGTATTTGCGCAAAGCAGCAATGCGTCCATCAAAAATTATCCAGATAAGCCGATTCGTCTGGTCATCCCCTACCCCCCAGGTGGCGCGACTGACGTGATTGGGCGGATCATGGCTCAAGAGCTTTCCAAAACAATTGGTCAGCAGGTTATTCCAGATAACCGTGCAGGAGACAGCGGCAATATTGGCGCTGATATGGTTGCCAAATCCCCGGCAGATGGATATACCCTACTCATGGGTGCTCTTACATCACACTCTATTAATGCCTATTTAGATAAAGACAAAATCAAATACAACCTAGAGAAAGATTTCACCCCAGTTGCGATTGTTGGTGTAGTGCCATTGGTATTCGTTGTAAATCCTTCAGTACCCGTGAAGAATATGAAGGAGTTCATTGCTTACGCTAAAGCCAATCCAGGAAAGCTCACCTTTGCCTCTTCTGGTGCTGGCGCACCGCAGCGACTCGCCATGGAAATGTTTCGCTATCAACTAGGCCTTGATCTGCTTCATGTGCCCTATAAAGGTAGCGGTCCGGCAATGACCGATTTGGTAGGCGGCCAAGTATTGTGTATGTCAGAAACCGTACCCGCAGCTTTGCAATTTATTCAAGCCGGTCAGTTAAGGCCATTGGCAGTAACAACAGCCAAGCGTATTAGCCAACTTCCTGACGTGCCAACGGTGACTGAGGCAACTGGTCTACCTAACTTTGATGTTGTCAGCATGTTTGGGATTGAAGCGCCTGCTAATACGCCTAAGCCCATCATCGATAAACTCAGTAGTGATATCAAATTAATCTTGCAGCGTCCGGATGTACAAGAGCGCATGCTTGCTGCTGGTGTCTATGTGAACTACTTAAATCCTGCAGAATCTACCAAGCGCATTTCTCGCGAGCTCACCATGTGGAACAAGGTCATTAAGGATTCAAATATCAAACCAGATTAA
- a CDS encoding haloacid dehalogenase type II — MHTNLLSNKLLPKVLAFDVFGTVVDWHGSIAAEVARLKIPVDPNVFASAWRNGYKPAMARVRSGELGWTKIDDLHRLILDQVLDQFSIHSLNEAQKVDLNLVWHRLQPWSDSVEGLCKLKQHFTIVTLSNGNLSLLANMAKNAGLPWDLILSAEVFRHYKPDPETYLGVAATFDVKPGEVMLVAAHKDDLVAAHALGLQTAFIERPKEFGPTHQRDDMHREDWVDYHASDFKDLAKQLSL; from the coding sequence ATGCATACAAATTTACTTTCTAACAAACTACTTCCTAAGGTACTCGCATTTGATGTCTTTGGAACGGTAGTCGATTGGCATGGCTCGATTGCTGCTGAAGTAGCTCGCTTAAAAATACCAGTTGATCCTAATGTATTTGCGAGCGCCTGGCGAAATGGTTATAAGCCTGCTATGGCTAGAGTGCGCTCAGGCGAATTGGGTTGGACCAAGATAGATGATTTGCATAGGCTAATTCTTGACCAAGTTCTCGATCAATTTAGCATTCATTCGCTCAACGAAGCTCAAAAAGTTGATCTCAATTTGGTTTGGCACCGCTTGCAGCCATGGTCAGACTCAGTTGAAGGCTTGTGTAAGCTTAAGCAACATTTCACGATTGTGACTCTGTCGAATGGCAATTTAAGTCTCTTGGCCAATATGGCTAAGAACGCAGGCTTACCTTGGGATTTGATTCTATCTGCCGAAGTCTTCCGGCATTACAAGCCTGACCCTGAAACCTATTTGGGGGTGGCTGCTACATTTGATGTAAAGCCAGGAGAAGTGATGCTAGTTGCTGCACATAAGGATGATTTAGTGGCAGCCCATGCCTTGGGATTACAAACTGCCTTTATAGAGCGCCCCAAAGAGTTTGGACCCACCCATCAACGTGATGACATGCATCGAGAAGATTGGGTGGATTACCATGCGAGCGATTTTAAAGATCTTGCTAAGCAGTTATCTCTCTAA
- a CDS encoding Bug family tripartite tricarboxylate transporter substrate binding protein, producing the protein MISFYALTRACVMSFSALALLPFISQAVNAAAPFPNKPIKIIVTASPGGTTDISARALSDILGKELGQSVIIENKAGGAGIIGIQALLAAPPDGYTMAMGNIGPNAINYSLYKNLPYKMEDMEPVTIVIANPNVLVVNSDFPAKTVGELVAMAKANPGKYSFASSGRGQSIHMSGELLRLQAGIDVIHVPYKGAGPALADLLGGQVTMMVDNLPSSMSYIKAGKLRALAVTSKNRVAELPDVPTMMQSGFPNFEVTAWFGLFVPAGTPKPVIDKLYVAVKKALETPEIKQRWKDLGGWAVGDTPANTKIFIAAEKKKWEQVAQQAKIEAE; encoded by the coding sequence ATGATTAGCTTTTATGCGTTGACGCGCGCTTGCGTGATGAGTTTTTCTGCGCTGGCATTATTGCCATTTATATCTCAAGCAGTGAATGCTGCCGCACCATTTCCAAATAAGCCAATCAAAATTATTGTTACTGCATCACCAGGTGGCACAACAGATATTTCTGCTCGAGCTTTATCTGATATCTTGGGTAAAGAGTTGGGTCAAAGCGTCATCATCGAAAACAAAGCAGGCGGCGCCGGTATTATTGGTATTCAAGCATTACTCGCTGCCCCACCAGACGGTTACACGATGGCGATGGGCAATATTGGACCCAACGCAATTAACTACAGCCTCTATAAAAACTTGCCATACAAAATGGAAGATATGGAGCCTGTAACCATCGTGATTGCTAATCCCAATGTTTTGGTGGTGAACTCTGATTTTCCGGCAAAGACTGTGGGCGAATTGGTGGCAATGGCTAAGGCTAATCCAGGTAAGTATTCTTTTGCCTCATCTGGTCGGGGTCAGTCAATTCACATGTCAGGCGAATTGCTCCGCTTACAGGCGGGAATTGATGTAATCCACGTACCTTACAAGGGCGCAGGCCCAGCTCTTGCCGATCTACTGGGCGGTCAAGTGACGATGATGGTGGATAACTTGCCGAGTTCAATGTCCTATATCAAGGCGGGTAAGCTAAGGGCATTGGCAGTTACTAGTAAAAACAGAGTTGCAGAATTACCAGATGTGCCTACGATGATGCAATCGGGCTTTCCTAATTTTGAAGTCACTGCATGGTTTGGTTTATTCGTTCCAGCAGGTACCCCAAAGCCAGTAATTGACAAACTTTATGTTGCTGTAAAGAAGGCGCTTGAAACTCCAGAAATCAAGCAACGCTGGAAAGATCTTGGTGGTTGGGCGGTTGGTGATACACCAGCTAATACCAAAATATTCATTGCTGCTGAAAAGAAAAAATGGGAACAGGTTGCACAGCAAGCCAAAATAGAGGCTGAATAA
- a CDS encoding class II aldolase/adducin family protein: MKRLFSLAVFLMVTHTHAASVQEQMEQNPAVKAAVEELVLANHILYDQNAVDGYGHISVRNPTNPNTFFLARSVAPSVVQVDDIMEFDMNGKALNGDTRVAYGERFIHSGILKNRPDINSVIHGHAASTLTYGLTGTTLKPVYHMSAFLGEGAPIFEIRNFAKPNPDTDMFISNVELGNDLSQTMGLQYFVLMRGHGYAAGADSIKKAVFRAVYAIQNASIQAEAMKMGQVQYLTPGEAVIAQETIEKTINRPWQLWSERVKKTQ, translated from the coding sequence ATGAAGCGATTATTCAGCCTTGCAGTTTTTTTGATGGTTACACATACCCATGCTGCAAGCGTCCAAGAGCAAATGGAGCAAAATCCTGCTGTCAAGGCTGCAGTTGAAGAGCTAGTTTTAGCAAACCATATTTTGTATGATCAGAATGCTGTTGATGGCTATGGTCATATTAGTGTGCGTAATCCAACCAACCCAAACACATTCTTTTTGGCCAGGAGTGTAGCCCCTTCAGTCGTGCAGGTGGACGACATCATGGAGTTTGATATGAATGGCAAAGCTCTGAATGGGGATACACGAGTTGCTTATGGCGAGCGCTTTATTCATAGCGGTATTCTTAAAAACCGTCCCGATATTAATTCTGTTATTCATGGCCATGCAGCATCCACCCTAACATACGGATTGACGGGGACAACTTTAAAGCCGGTCTATCACATGAGCGCATTTTTAGGTGAGGGCGCTCCTATTTTTGAGATTCGGAATTTTGCTAAGCCAAACCCAGATACCGATATGTTTATCAGCAATGTTGAGTTGGGTAATGATTTGTCGCAAACCATGGGTTTGCAGTACTTTGTCTTGATGCGCGGTCATGGGTACGCAGCAGGAGCAGATTCTATTAAAAAGGCGGTATTTAGAGCTGTTTATGCCATTCAGAACGCCAGTATCCAGGCTGAAGCAATGAAGATGGGACAAGTTCAATACCTCACACCAGGCGAGGCAGTCATCGCGCAGGAAACGATTGAAAAGACAATCAACCGCCCATGGCAGTTGTGGAGTGAGCGCGTCAAGAAAACGCAATAA
- a CDS encoding fumarylacetoacetate hydrolase family protein, whose translation MSSRREFMKTASAAGAGLVAASTMGVMQEASAHPTSVWGGEVYTGPREMVKNSKILSIMNADGTETLGVVTPKGVIDVRAVAKKMKIAAPVTLDQLLQEGNAQGFNKVVASADQSGVPYLQESNITFGRLFKSPGKIVCVGLNYRAHADEVGMVHPRVPPLFNKYNNSLAAHNCLLQIPPPSVSYKLDYETELLIVIGKQMRNVPESAALDYVAGYCTSNDFSSRDLQLELPSGQWMIGKTLDQYAPIGPYFVTGDLVGNPNNLQVKTWVNGELRQNSNTSDFIHNTQKMLSYISTYWALEPGDIVFTGTPQGVIAGMPKDKQVWLKKGDKVVSSVEKLGELKFTLA comes from the coding sequence ATGAGTTCTCGTCGTGAATTTATGAAAACTGCTTCAGCAGCTGGCGCTGGTTTAGTTGCGGCCTCTACTATGGGTGTGATGCAAGAAGCATCTGCTCATCCCACTTCTGTGTGGGGTGGCGAAGTTTATACGGGCCCACGTGAAATGGTAAAAAATAGCAAAATTCTATCCATCATGAATGCTGATGGCACAGAGACCCTCGGTGTTGTTACCCCTAAGGGCGTAATTGATGTAAGGGCAGTAGCAAAGAAAATGAAAATTGCAGCCCCTGTCACTTTGGATCAATTACTGCAAGAAGGTAATGCCCAGGGATTTAACAAAGTGGTTGCTAGCGCAGATCAATCTGGCGTACCTTATTTGCAGGAGTCCAATATTACTTTTGGCCGCTTGTTTAAGAGCCCTGGCAAGATTGTTTGTGTTGGTTTGAACTATCGCGCCCATGCAGACGAAGTGGGAATGGTCCATCCTCGCGTGCCACCATTATTTAATAAGTACAACAATAGTTTGGCGGCGCATAACTGCTTGTTACAAATCCCACCACCATCAGTATCTTATAAGCTTGATTATGAAACTGAGCTTTTAATCGTGATCGGCAAACAGATGCGTAATGTACCTGAGTCTGCTGCCCTTGATTATGTTGCCGGTTACTGCACTTCAAATGACTTTTCATCTCGTGACTTGCAGTTGGAGTTACCGAGTGGTCAGTGGATGATTGGAAAAACCTTAGATCAATATGCACCTATCGGGCCTTATTTTGTGACTGGAGATTTGGTGGGTAATCCAAATAATCTTCAGGTAAAAACCTGGGTGAATGGTGAGTTACGTCAAAACTCGAATACATCTGACTTTATTCACAACACACAAAAGATGCTTTCGTATATCAGCACCTATTGGGCTTTAGAGCCAGGTGATATTGTCTTTACAGGCACTCCACAAGGAGTAATAGCAGGTATGCCAAAAGATAAGCAGGTCTGGCTGAAAAAGGGCGATAAAGTGGTGAGTTCTGTAGAGAAGTTGGGCGAGTTGAAGTTCACCCTTGCTTAA
- the feoB gene encoding ferrous iron transporter B codes for MSESKVHFFSNEPLVALLGNPNCGKTALFNLLTGSRQKVANYSGVTVERKEGRLALDSGKNIRILDLPGAYSLYPRSLDERVTCNVLLGRAEGEKRPDLVLCILSAMNLRRNLRLVLAAKRLGLPCIVVLNMLDIAKRQGLQIDTEALSNELGLPVLTSIGIQSNGADEIKAHLSQLDWRNLNSLRTGTSDATLENVASHIAHSESDNVQVQRILQNLHLDEIIPDHFTDRLDSVLLHPVFGPIILVALLFCIFQAVFSWATFPMELIKTSVEYLGTQIGEVLPNIWLRSLLINGILAGLGGVVIFLPQILILFFFILLLEESGYLPRAAYLLDRVMGSVGLSGRSFIPLLSSFACAIPGIMATRSISNARDRLVTILIAPMMTCSARLPVYALLISAFIPEQKLWLGIDLQGLVLFLLYLAGILGAMAVAWILKRFTSEQFRMNALMMELPSYHLPRLGNLAISLWQRAEIFLRRVGGIILIMTVGLWILSSFPLPPEGATLSPIQYSFAGMLGQGLVHIFSPIGFNWQISIALVPGMAAREVVVSSLATVYALSSSTADAADALIPLISSGWSLATALSLLAWFVFAPQCLSTIAAVKRETGGWKIPVIMLSYLFGLAYLASFITYRTAIFFGLG; via the coding sequence ATGTCTGAATCAAAAGTCCATTTTTTTTCTAATGAGCCATTGGTCGCTTTATTGGGCAATCCCAATTGCGGAAAGACAGCCCTATTTAATTTGCTGACTGGTAGTCGTCAAAAGGTCGCTAATTATTCTGGCGTTACGGTTGAACGCAAAGAGGGCCGTCTTGCTCTCGACTCAGGAAAAAATATTCGCATTCTGGATTTACCAGGCGCCTATAGTCTTTACCCAAGATCTTTGGATGAACGCGTTACTTGTAATGTGTTGTTGGGTAGGGCGGAAGGGGAGAAACGTCCTGATTTAGTGTTATGCATCTTGAGCGCCATGAATTTGCGACGCAATCTTCGCTTAGTTCTTGCAGCAAAGCGCCTTGGTCTGCCTTGTATTGTCGTGTTGAATATGCTGGATATCGCCAAGCGTCAAGGGCTCCAGATTGATACTGAGGCGCTTTCTAATGAGTTAGGCCTACCTGTCCTGACTAGTATTGGCATTCAATCGAATGGTGCGGATGAAATCAAAGCCCATCTCTCGCAGTTGGATTGGCGCAATCTCAATAGCTTACGTACCGGCACCTCAGATGCTACCTTAGAAAATGTGGCTTCACATATCGCGCATTCTGAATCTGACAACGTTCAAGTACAAAGAATTTTGCAGAACTTGCATTTAGATGAAATCATTCCCGATCATTTCACTGATCGCCTAGATTCGGTTTTGCTGCATCCCGTTTTTGGCCCCATCATTTTGGTTGCCCTTCTATTTTGCATTTTCCAGGCAGTATTTAGTTGGGCCACCTTTCCAATGGAATTGATTAAGACCTCCGTTGAATACCTTGGCACTCAAATCGGCGAAGTCTTGCCCAATATATGGTTACGTAGTTTGCTCATCAATGGCATCTTGGCTGGCCTTGGTGGAGTAGTAATTTTCTTGCCCCAGATTTTGATATTGTTCTTCTTCATTCTGTTGCTCGAAGAGTCTGGCTATCTTCCAAGGGCGGCTTATTTATTGGATCGCGTGATGGGATCGGTTGGACTTTCTGGCCGCTCCTTTATTCCGCTGCTATCGAGCTTTGCCTGTGCAATTCCTGGAATTATGGCTACTAGAAGCATCTCGAATGCGCGAGATCGTTTGGTAACCATTCTGATTGCGCCAATGATGACTTGCTCAGCGCGTCTACCGGTATATGCCTTATTAATTTCTGCGTTTATCCCAGAACAAAAGCTATGGCTGGGAATTGACTTGCAGGGACTCGTTTTATTTTTACTATACCTGGCGGGTATCTTGGGCGCCATGGCAGTAGCTTGGATCTTGAAGCGCTTTACCAGCGAGCAGTTCAGGATGAATGCCCTGATGATGGAGTTGCCTAGTTACCACTTACCGCGCTTAGGCAATCTGGCAATCAGCCTATGGCAGCGTGCAGAAATCTTTTTGCGTCGGGTCGGAGGCATCATTCTGATTATGACCGTGGGCCTCTGGATTTTATCTAGCTTCCCACTTCCGCCTGAAGGTGCCACACTCTCCCCAATTCAATATAGCTTTGCCGGCATGTTGGGGCAGGGCTTAGTGCATATCTTCTCGCCCATTGGCTTTAATTGGCAAATCAGTATTGCTTTGGTTCCAGGGATGGCCGCACGAGAGGTGGTTGTGAGTTCATTAGCAACGGTTTATGCCTTATCTAGCTCTACAGCAGATGCTGCTGACGCCCTCATCCCGCTGATTTCTTCAGGCTGGTCTCTAGCAACAGCCCTTTCCCTATTGGCATGGTTCGTTTTTGCTCCCCAATGCCTATCAACAATCGCTGCGGTCAAACGCGAGACCGGTGGCTGGAAAATACCGGTCATTATGTTGAGTTACTTGTTTGGCTTGGCTTATCTTGCCTCCTTTATCACCTACCGAACCGCAATTTTCTTTGGCTTAGGTTAG
- a CDS encoding FeoA family protein produces MHLDQVDLDAIYRVCTVNAPKGAPQIKGQLEDIGFLPGEQVTLLRKGLLKKGPYLVRIGASTFALRKSEARMIEVEPITHV; encoded by the coding sequence ATGCATTTGGACCAGGTTGATTTAGATGCCATTTACCGCGTTTGCACGGTAAATGCGCCCAAAGGTGCTCCGCAAATTAAGGGGCAGCTGGAAGATATTGGATTTCTTCCGGGTGAGCAGGTCACTTTATTGCGCAAAGGCTTACTTAAAAAAGGTCCGTATTTGGTCCGCATAGGCGCCTCTACTTTTGCCTTACGCAAATCTGAAGCACGCATGATCGAGGTCGAACCGATAACGCATGTCTGA
- a CDS encoding carbohydrate porin has protein sequence MTLFVLWTFLSAHAEAPVSDTPILLAVAPVSDQPEIDAPNADEGETEQWSIHGQSTYIVQQKNNFNSPYYGQNSLLNKSEGGGGKSYTFSATAFLGARLWEGAEVYWNPEMFEGTPFNGQLVGLGGFQNGELQKGSYAPPIYYTARAFIRQTFGLGGGKEHIEGAPNQLAGNVDKNRLVVSYGKFATLDFFDQNSYSHDPRTQFQNFAIFSMGAYSYAADSKGYTYGVVAEWYQEDWILKMARLAMPTIPNTAQLDYSLTQDYGNQIELTHEHELWGKAGAVRALYYQQHAFMGNYQSAVDIAQQTNSTPDITNTRLAAQSSWGYGLNFEQSISEDIGVFGRWSWNPGNSETQTVDISRSLSGGVSIKGASWSRPNDCVGLGFAVNGIAPIQRTYLQLGGMSPFIGDGNLSYKTEQILETFYSAKVYKELYISADYQRIANPAYNSARGPVNFFGLRAHIEM, from the coding sequence GTGACCCTTTTTGTCCTGTGGACTTTCTTGTCTGCACATGCAGAAGCTCCGGTGAGCGACACACCAATCCTACTTGCAGTGGCACCTGTTAGTGATCAGCCAGAAATAGATGCACCTAATGCAGATGAAGGTGAAACTGAGCAATGGAGTATTCATGGTCAGTCTACGTATATTGTTCAGCAAAAAAATAATTTCAATTCACCCTACTACGGACAAAATAGTCTTTTAAATAAATCTGAAGGGGGTGGCGGGAAGAGCTACACCTTCAGCGCAACTGCTTTCTTGGGGGCAAGACTTTGGGAAGGCGCAGAAGTCTATTGGAATCCAGAGATGTTTGAGGGAACCCCCTTTAACGGACAACTTGTTGGCTTGGGCGGATTTCAGAATGGCGAGTTGCAGAAAGGATCTTATGCACCGCCTATCTATTACACTGCCCGCGCATTTATTAGACAAACCTTTGGGCTTGGCGGCGGTAAGGAGCATATTGAAGGCGCTCCAAATCAACTGGCAGGCAACGTAGATAAAAACAGGCTTGTAGTGAGCTATGGCAAGTTTGCAACTTTAGACTTTTTCGATCAAAACAGCTATAGCCATGATCCTCGTACCCAATTTCAAAACTTTGCCATTTTTTCCATGGGTGCCTATAGCTATGCTGCAGACAGCAAGGGCTATACCTATGGTGTTGTAGCTGAGTGGTATCAAGAGGACTGGATCTTAAAAATGGCTCGCTTGGCAATGCCAACTATTCCGAATACCGCTCAGCTTGATTACAGCTTGACCCAGGATTATGGAAATCAGATTGAATTAACTCATGAGCATGAACTTTGGGGTAAAGCTGGCGCGGTGCGTGCACTCTACTATCAACAGCATGCTTTTATGGGCAACTACCAAAGTGCTGTAGATATTGCCCAACAAACTAACTCCACCCCCGATATCACCAATACTCGTCTTGCCGCCCAAAGCTCTTGGGGATATGGCCTCAATTTTGAACAGTCCATTTCAGAAGACATTGGGGTATTTGGTCGTTGGAGCTGGAACCCAGGCAACTCGGAAACGCAAACGGTTGACATTAGCCGCTCTTTGTCTGGTGGCGTCAGCATTAAAGGTGCTAGCTGGTCGAGACCTAACGACTGCGTAGGCCTAGGTTTTGCGGTGAACGGAATCGCCCCAATTCAAAGGACCTATCTGCAACTGGGTGGCATGTCCCCTTTTATTGGGGATGGCAACCTGAGCTATAAAACAGAACAAATTCTTGAAACCTTCTATAGCGCCAAAGTGTATAAAGAACTCTATATTTCAGCGGATTACCAACGCATAGCCAATCCAGCCTATAACTCAGCACGTGGCCCAGTGAATTTCTTTGGATTAAGAGCCCATATAGAGATGTAA
- a CDS encoding FMN-binding negative transcriptional regulator, whose product MYLPKHFAVIEPALLAQLISEYPLATLVGNLDSHLEINHLPLMLSADKTKLYGHIAKTNPLSKIATSKATAVTAVFNGPNAYVTPAWYPSKKETGKVVPTWNYAVVHIEGNIKLIEDPQWLRSHVAQMTNIHEPTYQSDWKLDDAPEEYVQMMLKAIVGIEIDIQNIVGKFKLSQNRPAEDYAAVVDELKQSPQEALHEMLKYMKPN is encoded by the coding sequence ATGTACCTGCCGAAACACTTTGCAGTCATAGAGCCAGCCTTACTAGCACAGCTAATCTCTGAGTACCCACTTGCTACATTGGTTGGAAATCTAGATAGCCATCTGGAGATTAATCATCTGCCCCTCATGTTAAGCGCAGACAAAACTAAACTTTATGGTCATATCGCCAAAACGAATCCACTATCAAAAATTGCTACGAGCAAGGCTACAGCAGTAACAGCAGTATTCAATGGTCCAAATGCATATGTCACCCCCGCTTGGTATCCATCCAAAAAAGAAACCGGGAAAGTAGTGCCAACATGGAACTATGCAGTAGTTCATATTGAGGGCAATATTAAATTAATAGAAGATCCTCAGTGGCTTAGAAGTCATGTGGCGCAGATGACCAATATTCATGAGCCCACCTATCAATCTGACTGGAAGCTCGATGACGCGCCAGAGGAATATGTGCAGATGATGCTTAAGGCCATCGTAGGCATTGAGATAGATATTCAGAATATAGTCGGAAAATTTAAGCTCAGCCAAAACCGTCCAGCCGAAGATTACGCTGCAGTTGTAGATGAGCTAAAGCAATCTCCACAAGAAGCGCTTCATGAGATGCTCAAATACATGAAGCCCAATTAA
- the modA gene encoding molybdate ABC transporter substrate-binding protein translates to MKSVRFLTYLSFLLLFANIALAQSPAVAVAANMKDAFSEIVTVFQATGKPGIRVVYGSSGNFTAQIMNGAPFNLFISADEHFPLELYKNGKTVDEGKVYAIGKLAIITKNSSGILLDGDKASLVKAINKANKIAIAKPELAPYGKAAVEYLKAEGLWELAKGKLVYGDNIGLATTYVVTGAADLGFTALSLAKSAEVSRDTNYLPLSDQLYEPIKQRMVLMKGAPTEAVELYQFMQGSTAKAILRKYGYTTP, encoded by the coding sequence ATGAAATCTGTACGCTTCCTCACTTACCTATCCTTTTTGCTTTTATTTGCCAATATTGCCTTGGCGCAGAGTCCGGCCGTTGCTGTCGCAGCCAATATGAAAGATGCATTCAGCGAGATAGTTACAGTATTTCAAGCAACAGGTAAGCCGGGGATAAGGGTTGTATACGGATCTTCCGGTAATTTCACGGCGCAAATCATGAATGGAGCCCCATTCAATCTATTTATTTCCGCAGACGAGCATTTTCCATTGGAGTTATATAAGAATGGCAAAACGGTCGATGAGGGCAAGGTTTATGCCATCGGCAAATTGGCGATCATCACAAAAAATTCAAGCGGCATTCTGCTAGATGGTGATAAAGCATCTTTAGTTAAGGCAATAAATAAGGCCAATAAGATTGCTATCGCTAAACCAGAATTGGCTCCTTATGGAAAAGCTGCTGTTGAGTATTTGAAAGCAGAAGGGCTATGGGAATTAGCTAAGGGTAAGTTGGTTTATGGCGATAACATTGGTCTTGCAACGACCTATGTTGTTACTGGTGCTGCTGACTTGGGTTTTACCGCTCTTTCTCTTGCAAAGTCTGCGGAAGTATCCAGAGATACCAATTACTTGCCTTTAAGTGATCAGTTGTATGAGCCTATTAAGCAGAGAATGGTCTTGATGAAGGGTGCTCCTACTGAGGCTGTTGAGCTCTATCAGTTTATGCAGGGCTCAACCGCTAAAGCTATCTTACGAAAATACGGTTACACCACTCCTTAA